The stretch of DNA TTTTTAACAAAAAATGCTCCTTTAGCTGACCTGACATCAACATCGTATAAATAAAAATCATGCTTTAGAGCTTCATTCTGACGGCAATCTTCTGTCAACTTAACTACTAGAGAAGATTTGCCGAATCCAGAGCCTCCTGTAAAGCAAACAATTCGGGTCTGTGTTTTGCCATCTCTTATACTTGCTAATAGTTTCCAAAATTCGCTTTGCAAGTGATGTCGCCCAACAAAATTTTCAGGATTGCATGGACGATAGTCATCAAAAGCATCTGCCCTACCAATTGACGATACTACTTCTTTATCTAACTCATAAACAGCAGGATGCTGGTCTTTAACTTTTATTTCTGTTCCATCTACTAAATCGAGGTTTTCCCAAAGATTGTATCTCAAAAAATCATTGCGTAAGTCATTTTTATTAATGTGATATTCTTCTGAAGTTGGAAATACGATTACGCGAAAGGGTTCTGTATGGGAGCATCCCAATTGTGCAAAAATAAAGGGACAGCCATTATTCGCGAGTAATAATCGCGAATACTTCGGGAGATTCAATCCTGCGGTTTTTCTTCCTCCTGCTCGGCTCCAGAAGTAATATCCAGCAAGCAATCATCTAGGGAACGGATGAGCTTCTGTATCTCATCGATAACAGAACGCCTAAAAACAGACATGACAGCATCTATATGGTCAGTAGTACCAGCTTTCCCCAGATGCTTGTATTTACTCAACTCTTCGGAGGTCGCGCATGGGAAGTATGGAGTCGGCACTTGTAATTTGTAGTACCAATATTTCTTATTATTTTGCCGAACTTGATAACGCGCTACCCAAGCCCCGGATGGAGCCAGCTCACCCTGTTTTAATATTTGTCTTTGTTGTTTTTCTAACGCTGCTATCGCCTTTTTAATACGCTCAAATCGAGCGAGTTTATCTCGCTCAATATCCTTGGAAGTCTTTCGAGGCATAAAGATAAATCCTAATTATTCGCGATTGTAACTCGCGAAAAAAAGCAGCGTGCTTCTTTTCATACTGTTTTTGGGTTTTTTAAGCGCTTGGAGCAAGCTGTCGATTCAGATAAGCGCACCGCAGTTGCAGCATTTGCGGTAAATTTTGGGACTTCCATTGAGCGCCGACTATTTGTAGCCGCTTGTCTATCTGTTTGACCGCAGACTCTACAGCTCCCGAAGCAATCGAACTTAATTGTTCGGCTTGAAAGTACATATAATTGACTAAGCGATGCCTATGTTTACGTAGATAACTTATAAAGTTAGTAGCCCCGACATAGTTAGTTTTCCGGAGTTTACTAATCGCTTCTTCGACCACTCCTTGCCACAAATCTGCTTCGATTTGTTCTAAAAACTTTTTCGATGCCTGAATTTTATAGAGGTTCTCTTTCAAATGATACCAGTCAAGAATTTCTTGTCGGGTCTGGTCGTCGGCTATTTGTGCAAATAGGTTCCACACCCCATCGTGTCCATCACCCAAGCAATAAATGGTTCGAGCCAGGTTTTGGCTGTTCACCCAATTAATTAGAGAAAAATTATCTTGAAAGAAGGCTCCGTAATATATTCCTTGTAGTCGTCCGGTTTTATACTCCTTCCAGTAGGCGGGTTTACCTTTTTCCTGTGAGCGTAAACGCACTTTCCCACCATCGAGACAAACTTCTGTCAGTTTTTGTTTAATATTAGGTGGCGATAGCTCTACTTTCTGGGCTTGGCGATGATGAGTGCTGTGACCTACTTCTACCCCGGTCAAGACTTTCAGGTCATTCTCTGCATCTTGAAATGATTCATTTGCTGCAAGTAATAAACAGCATTTTTCCAGAAGAGGACTTAACCGTCGATACGGCTCAATTCCTAAACGTGACGCTTGTTTTTGAGTGATTTTTATCCGACCCACACAACTTCTTATCGTTCGGATGCGTCCCGATTCTGTTCCCGTCTTTTCTCCGATAAAAAAAAGGTTATTTGGGGGCTGACATGTTCTAGCACTTGGTCGCGCACCGCTGTTTCAATACCCTCTAACGTCTCAATTTTCTCTTGTGGAGTATTTTTATAGAGAATTTTAGCTATCGCCTTGATATGGTCGGCTAAAAGTTTTTTGTCTTCTGGTGTCATTGTCATAAAGAGGCTCCCTAACTAATTAAATTGTCGCAGTTAGGGCAACATCCGCCTAGTCGGCCTTTATTCGCGAGTAAAAATCGCGAATAAACTTCCCGTTCTCTTGCCTTCTTGCAAAATTGGGATGCTCCCTTCTGTATCGCCCTCTTTTATTTCCTCAGCTACCCAGAGATATTGTGTTGGAGTTATCAGTAAAGTAATTACTTTAACCAGTATTTGACTCAAATCTGGTAGCGCTATTCTTTTTACATCTATAAACCAATCAGCTAATTCTTCTGGTCCAACGAAAACTAACGTCGGCTTTCTATCAGGCTTTTCTTCCTGTTTGTCTTTTATTTCCTTTATTGCACCCTTAGCATCCTGTCCAGGCAAAGCCGTTGAAAACAAATAGGCATAGGAGACATCATGATGCCAAGTTTTTCCAATTAATTTCCATATAACATCGGCAGGAAAGGGGTTTTTAAGAAATTTGCATTCAACAAATGCTTGTTTGTTTGTACCAGAATTCTTAGCTATAATATCAATTTCCATTCCTGTTAAACTTACACGCTTCTCTACAGTAAATTTCATTTTACTGAGTAGATCTGCTACTAAAGTCTCCAAAAAATCGCCTTTTTTATTCGTATCTTTATCCCAATCTTCAGGTAGGATTATTTTAACCTGTTTTTGAATCAGCTCATGGTTAACCATTTTGTATATCCTTCCTGTAATTATTGAGATAGCGGAGATCCGATAACTCGCGGCGGCAGGGAATCAACAAAGCATAAGGTAAATAGGTCATGCACCCTCCTCAAATCCATTGAGTGCAAGCACCTAAATGTTCTAGCAACGTTTGATAGTCCTACCAGCTTCCAGGGACTCTCACCACTGCTCCTGCTGGCAACTCAAATGGCATCGGGTTTGACGATCACATTAATCATCGGCAGCCTACTTTATCAGCTAAGAACTATTATCGCCCTTGAATAGATGTTAGGTTTCATTGTGGATACCCTATACGAAATCTGGGCTGACTGGCGACTGGCTCTAACGGAACGACCGGACTTAGCGACTATACTATTATTAGCGATGGTCAGAAGCAGATTGAGTGCAACACGCTCCAGCGTTGCCGATTGACCGATGATTATTAACTTTTTTATCAGCGATCGCACAACTCACCAAGCAACTGTTTGTAGGTTTTCTATTTCCTTAAAATGGGCATCGCGTGTAACCAATATTAACGTATATTGTAGAGCAACTGCTGCAATCCAAATATCGTTTTCAGGTAACGGACGACCTTTAAGACGTAATTTGTGTTTGACCTCGCCGTAATGACGAGCGGTTTGTGCATCACATTCGAGGACAGTACTGTTAGCTACAAATTCGTCAATACGTTCTAAATTCTCTTTTGAACGTCCTGATTTTCTGGCACCGTAACATAACTCGCCCACCGCAATACTAGGAATGAAAACTTCATCCGCTTGTGCAAGTCTATT from Allocoleopsis franciscana PCC 7113 encodes:
- a CDS encoding type II toxin-antitoxin system VapC family toxin; this encodes MSGRYLLDTNIIIALFADEAAVKNRLAQADEVFIPSIAVGELCYGARKSGRSKENLERIDEFVANSTVLECDAQTARHYGEVKHKLRLKGRPLPENDIWIAAVALQYTLILVTRDAHFKEIENLQTVAW
- a CDS encoding ISKra4-like element ISMic1 family transposase (programmed frameshift), which encodes MTMTPEDKKLLADHIKAIAKILYKNTPQEKIETLEGIETAVRDQVLEHVSPQITFFIGEKTGTESGRIRTIRSCVGRIKITQKQASRLGIEPYRRLSPLLEKCCLLLAANESFQDAENDLKVLTGVEVGHSTHHRQAQKVELSPPNIKQKLTEVCLDGGKVRLRSQEKGKPAYWKEYKTGRLQGIYYGAFFQDNFSLINWVNSQNLARTIYCLGDGHDGVWNLFAQIADDQTRQEILDWYHLKENLYKIQASKKFLEQIEADLWQGVVEEAISKLRKTNYVGATNFISYLRKHRHRLVNYMYFQAEQLSSIASGAVESAVKQIDKRLQIVGAQWKSQNLPQMLQLRCAYLNRQLAPSA
- a CDS encoding restriction endonuclease; this encodes MVNHELIQKQVKIILPEDWDKDTNKKGDFLETLVADLLSKMKFTVEKRVSLTGMEIDIIAKNSGTNKQAFVECKFLKNPFPADVIWKLIGKTWHHDVSYAYLFSTALPGQDAKGAIKEIKDKQEEKPDRKPTLVFVGPEELADWFIDVKRIALPDLSQILVKVITLLITPTQYLWVAEEIKEGDTEGSIPILQEGKRTGSLFAIFTRE
- a CDS encoding ATP-binding protein, whose protein sequence is MLAGYYFWSRAGGRKTAGLNLPKYSRLLLANNGCPFIFAQLGCSHTEPFRVIVFPTSEEYHINKNDLRNDFLRYNLWENLDLVDGTEIKVKDQHPAVYELDKEVVSSIGRADAFDDYRPCNPENFVGRHHLQSEFWKLLASIRDGKTQTRIVCFTGGSGFGKSSLVVKLTEDCRQNEALKHDFYLYDVDVRSAKGAFFVKKAIMLALQKAVDENFIDLPEHKISIESTEQQLFYSQSIKKALEKLKSDCRFIVVFFDQFETILTKESLSGVYKAFEEVAREVSAFKENLILGFC